Proteins co-encoded in one Prevotella sp. E13-27 genomic window:
- a CDS encoding sensor histidine kinase has product MTKKTITILLLTLTVFVVKAQTAETQSAIRQSTEKIIKSAEQAYIGNNYNGAFDMLRDADHNVAASSASDKEKASLYYQTAKLRMQMYMRMRRSQQANDQMERMEKHANNSGDDNIIDDLLYNKAILHYTFGETTKGNAVFHEMANRMMAKKSYDKVEEVYKTLIKSGRNSGNAQLVAQSYDNYIAWKDSAHAQKLADVTGELKQQISDLETTIEEKDSSLSTRKAIIVALCLLTLVLAVVLVVGAVILLRFILLTRKQKKTIRLANDSNALKAKFISNISAQLEPTFRKLDNKQPEVQALLDFAAHIQTLSDLENSEEEVELEETSIQPFCEEIMNEIRGKVSTSVSLVVNAPKMSANINKEYVSHILRHLLQNAAEHSPNEGTITLDFKKRGPHTCQFLVSDNGEGIPEEKREDVFKPFLEIRDLTQGDGLGLPICKQMALKMKGDLDIDPQFTKGTRFVLELHG; this is encoded by the coding sequence ATGACTAAAAAGACCATCACGATTCTCTTACTGACTCTTACAGTTTTTGTCGTCAAGGCACAGACTGCTGAGACTCAGTCTGCTATAAGACAGAGCACTGAGAAAATCATCAAGTCAGCCGAACAGGCCTATATCGGCAACAACTATAACGGCGCTTTCGACATGTTGCGCGATGCTGACCACAATGTTGCTGCCTCTAGTGCAAGCGACAAGGAAAAGGCATCACTCTACTACCAGACAGCCAAGCTCCGCATGCAGATGTATATGCGCATGCGCCGCAGCCAGCAGGCCAACGACCAGATGGAGCGCATGGAGAAACACGCCAATAATAGCGGCGACGACAACATCATCGATGACCTGCTCTACAACAAAGCCATCCTACATTACACCTTCGGAGAAACCACCAAGGGTAATGCTGTCTTCCACGAGATGGCCAACCGCATGATGGCAAAGAAGAGCTACGACAAGGTGGAAGAGGTCTATAAGACCCTTATCAAGAGCGGACGAAACTCAGGCAACGCACAGCTCGTGGCACAGTCCTACGACAACTACATTGCATGGAAAGACTCTGCCCACGCACAGAAATTGGCCGATGTCACAGGAGAGCTGAAACAGCAGATCAGCGACCTCGAGACGACAATAGAAGAGAAAGACTCGTCGCTATCCACACGCAAAGCCATCATCGTAGCACTATGCCTGCTTACATTAGTGCTGGCAGTGGTGCTGGTCGTAGGTGCCGTAATTTTGCTGCGCTTCATACTGCTCACTCGCAAGCAGAAGAAGACCATACGTCTGGCCAACGACAGCAATGCGCTGAAGGCAAAGTTCATAAGCAACATCTCGGCACAGCTCGAACCCACGTTCCGTAAGCTCGACAACAAGCAGCCAGAGGTGCAGGCCCTGCTCGACTTCGCAGCCCACATACAGACTCTCTCCGATCTCGAGAACAGCGAAGAGGAGGTAGAGCTTGAAGAAACGTCTATCCAGCCTTTCTGCGAGGAGATAATGAACGAGATAAGAGGAAAGGTGAGCACAAGCGTATCACTCGTAGTCAACGCTCCAAAGATGAGCGCAAACATCAACAAGGAATACGTAAGTCATATCCTGCGCCACCTCCTGCAGAACGCTGCAGAGCATTCGCCCAACGAAGGCACCATAACACTCGACTTCAAGAAGCGCGGTCCTCACACATGCCAGTTCCTCGTTTCAGACAACGGAGAGGGCATACCCGAGGAGAAGCGCGAGGATGTGTTCAAGCCATTCCTCGAGATTCGCGACCTCACACAGGGCGACGGCCTCGGACTGCCCATCTGCAAACAGATGGCACTGAAGATGAAGGGCGACCTCGACATAGACCCACAGTTCACCAAGGGCACACGTTTCGTGCTCGAGCTACACGGATAG
- a CDS encoding glycoside hydrolase family 127 protein gives MKKIAIISSFIIYHLSFSVAQTGYPITPVPFTQVKVTPGTFWGQRLEASRNTTVPLAFSKCESEGRYKNFENAAAHLKDPSKVFKVNGVGFSFDDTDPYKTIEGAAYILQTYPDKKLEAYCDSVIDIIASAQEPDGYLYTARTQNPADPHHWAGDRRWVKEEDLSHELYNLGHMVEGAVAYWQATGKRKFLDVACRYADVCLKEVGPNAGQMTVVPGHQIAEMAMARLYLATGEKKYLDFGKFLLDYRGKTNIKQEYSQSHKPVVSQDEAVGHAVRAAYMYAGMADVAALTGDKNYVKAIDNIWNNIVTKKLYITGGIGATSNGEAFGKNYELPNMSAYCETCAAIGNVYVNYRLFLLHGESKYYDVLERTLYNGLISGVSLEGNGFFYPNPLESMGQHQRQAWFGCACCPSNICRFIPSLPGYVYAVKDKNVYVNLFLSNSSTLKVGGKKVQLSQSTNYPWDGDITITIDKSTAGEFALKIRIPGWLKNQAVPSDLYRYTDNKRLGYTVTVNGNAVTSSNHTSQFSTLSSQFSPDGYYTISRKWKKGDKIQIHFDMEPRTVRANNKVEADRGMVAIERGPLVYCAEHPDNQFDVFSALVNQEPQFQLGKTEIAGTSIVTLKTDAQTLDFNKQGKLVAQDRTLTLIPYYAWCHRGSGKMRVWLPQDLSATTPAQPATLASESKVSSSTRMQALSAVNDRLVPKGENDRSVPYTHWWPKKASTEWIAYELPQESTVSTTTVYWFSDKPWGGCDVPKSWRLLYKTADGQWKAVEGADAYTTHAGVANTVNFTPVKTKALRLEVTLSDHDSAGLFEWSVK, from the coding sequence ATGAAAAAAATAGCTATTATTTCTTCATTCATCATTTATCATTTATCATTTAGCGTAGCGCAAACAGGCTATCCAATCACTCCAGTACCTTTCACACAGGTGAAGGTAACACCTGGCACGTTCTGGGGACAACGTCTGGAAGCAAGTCGCAACACCACCGTGCCTCTGGCTTTCTCGAAGTGCGAGAGCGAGGGACGTTACAAGAACTTTGAAAATGCTGCAGCCCATCTCAAAGACCCGTCAAAGGTGTTCAAGGTTAATGGTGTGGGCTTTTCTTTTGACGATACAGACCCCTATAAAACCATTGAGGGTGCTGCCTATATTCTCCAGACTTATCCCGACAAGAAGCTCGAAGCCTACTGTGACTCGGTGATAGACATCATTGCTTCGGCACAGGAGCCCGATGGCTATCTGTACACTGCACGTACGCAGAACCCTGCTGACCCTCACCACTGGGCTGGCGACCGCCGCTGGGTGAAGGAGGAAGACCTCTCTCACGAGCTATATAATCTCGGTCACATGGTAGAGGGTGCCGTTGCCTACTGGCAGGCTACTGGCAAACGTAAGTTCCTTGACGTTGCCTGTCGCTATGCCGACGTGTGTCTGAAAGAGGTAGGCCCCAATGCAGGCCAGATGACTGTCGTGCCCGGTCATCAGATTGCTGAGATGGCTATGGCTCGCCTCTATCTGGCTACTGGCGAGAAGAAATATCTGGACTTCGGCAAGTTCCTGCTCGACTACCGTGGCAAGACCAATATCAAGCAGGAGTATTCACAGAGCCACAAGCCCGTGGTTAGTCAGGACGAGGCCGTGGGTCATGCCGTACGTGCTGCCTATATGTATGCCGGCATGGCTGACGTGGCTGCGCTGACAGGCGATAAGAACTATGTCAAAGCCATTGACAATATCTGGAACAACATCGTAACGAAGAAGCTGTATATCACTGGCGGCATTGGTGCAACAAGTAATGGTGAGGCCTTCGGCAAGAACTATGAGCTGCCCAACATGAGCGCTTATTGCGAGACATGTGCCGCCATTGGCAATGTCTATGTGAACTACCGTCTGTTCCTGCTCCATGGCGAGTCGAAATACTACGATGTGCTGGAGCGCACACTCTACAACGGCCTCATCAGCGGCGTGTCACTCGAAGGCAATGGATTCTTCTACCCCAACCCACTGGAGTCGATGGGACAGCACCAACGTCAGGCTTGGTTCGGCTGCGCCTGCTGTCCAAGCAACATCTGCCGATTCATCCCCTCACTGCCAGGCTATGTCTATGCAGTGAAGGACAAGAATGTCTATGTAAACCTGTTCCTCTCAAACAGCTCTACGTTAAAGGTAGGTGGCAAGAAGGTTCAGCTCAGCCAAAGTACCAACTACCCATGGGACGGCGACATTACTATCACTATTGACAAAAGCACGGCGGGCGAGTTTGCCCTAAAAATCCGCATCCCCGGCTGGCTGAAGAACCAAGCTGTGCCATCCGACCTCTATCGCTATACTGACAACAAGCGCCTCGGCTACACCGTGACGGTGAATGGAAATGCGGTCACTAGTTCTAATCATACCTCTCAGTTCTCCACTCTCAGTTCTCAGTTCTCACCCGACGGCTACTACACTATATCACGCAAGTGGAAGAAGGGCGACAAGATTCAGATTCATTTCGATATGGAGCCGCGCACCGTACGTGCAAACAACAAGGTAGAGGCCGACCGCGGTATGGTGGCCATAGAGCGCGGACCACTGGTCTACTGCGCCGAGCACCCCGACAATCAGTTTGATGTATTCTCGGCACTTGTCAACCAGGAACCGCAGTTCCAGTTGGGCAAGACCGAAATAGCCGGTACGTCTATAGTCACGCTGAAAACCGATGCACAGACCCTCGACTTCAACAAACAGGGAAAGCTCGTTGCACAGGATCGCACCCTAACCCTCATCCCCTACTACGCATGGTGTCATCGCGGCAGCGGTAAGATGCGCGTATGGCTGCCACAGGATCTCAGTGCAACCACACCTGCACAGCCTGCCACACTGGCATCAGAGAGCAAGGTAAGCTCATCGACACGCATGCAAGCACTGTCAGCAGTCAACGACCGTCTGGTGCCAAAGGGCGAGAACGACCGTTCTGTTCCCTACACCCACTGGTGGCCAAAGAAAGCCTCAACGGAGTGGATAGCCTATGAGCTGCCACAGGAGAGCACGGTGAGCACAACGACAGTCTATTGGTTCTCTGACAAGCCTTGGGGCGGATGTGATGTGCCGAAGTCATGGCGACTGCTCTACAAGACTGCTGACGGACAGTGGAAAGCCGTAGAGGGTGCTGACGCATATACCACCCATGCCGGTGTTGCCAATACTGTCAACTTCACTCCGGTGAAAACTAAGGCTTTACGCCTGGAAGTGACCCTTTCAGACCATGATTCTGCCGGTTTATTCGAATGGAGTGTAAAATAA